A portion of the Colius striatus isolate bColStr4 chromosome 1, bColStr4.1.hap1, whole genome shotgun sequence genome contains these proteins:
- the SPRY2 gene encoding protein sprouty homolog 2 — protein sequence METRAQHGSGSQALLQTRRDSGRPHGEPDLRDVLMQQVHVLSLDQIRAIRNTNEYTEGPTVAPRPGVKSTPRLATQPKNERPQGLPEHRHFTRIQHTQTHASPRAPLSRSISTVSTGSRSSTRTSTSSNSSEQRLLGSSSGPIADGIVRMQPKSELKSSELKPLSKEDLGAHSYRCEDCGKCKCKECTYPRTLPSCWICDKQCLCSAQNVVDYGTCVCCVKGLFYHCSNDDEDNCADNPCSCSQSHCCTRWSAMGVVSLFLPCLWCYLPAKGCLKLCQGCYDRVNRPGCRCKHSNTVCCKVPSVPPRNFEKPT from the coding sequence ATGGAGACGAGAGCTCAGCACGGCAGTGGGTCGCAGGCCTTGCTACAGACTCGGCGTGACAGTGGGAGACCGCACGGGGAGCCTGACCTGCGGGATGTCCTGATGCAGCAGGTTCACGTCTTGTCATTGGATCAGATCAGAGCCATCCGGAACACGAATGAGTACACAGAGGGACCTACAGTGGCTCCACGGCCAGGGGTCAAATCCACTCCTCGGTTAGCAACCCAACCCAAAAATGAGAGGCCACAAGGCTTGCCCGAGCATCGTCATTTTACCCGAATCCAGCACACGCAAACACATGCCTCTCCACGTGCGCCTCTGTCCCGATCCATCAGCACAGTCAGCACAGGTTCACGGAGCAGTACAAGGACAAGTACGAGCAGTAATTCGTCTGAGCAAAGACTTCTAGGATCATCCTCGGGTCCGATTGCCGACGGGATAGTCCGAATGCAGCCCAAGTCTGAGCTCAAGTCAAGTGAGCTGAAGCCGTTGAGCAAAGAAGACTTGGGAGCGCACAGCTACAGGTGTGAGGACTGTGGAAAGTGTAAGTGTAAGGAATGCACTTACCCGAGGACCCTCCCATCATGTTGGATCTGTGATAAGCAGTGTCTTTGCTCAGCCCAGAATGTGGTCGATTACGGGACTTGCGTTTGCTGCGTGAAAGGCCTCTTCTATCACTGCTCCAACGATGATGAGGACAACTGTGCTGACAACCCCTGCTCCTGCAGTCAGTCACATTGCTGCACTAGATGGTCTGCCATGGGTGTGGTGTCCCTCTTTCTGCCTTGCTTGTGGTGTTACCTACCAGCCAAGGGTTGccttaagttgtgccagggcTGTTATGACCGGGTAAATCGGCCTGGCTGCCGCTGTAAACATTCCAACACCGTTTGCTGCAAAGTTCCCAGTGTCCCCCCCAGGAACTTTGAAAAGCCAACATAG